The following is a genomic window from Candidatus Poribacteria bacterium.
TAATGAGGATACCTCTCTCCGTTCCGACGCCGCTGACGAAATAGGGATGTTAGGTGAATCCGCAGCAGAAGCAATTCCACACCTCATTCAGGCACTGTGTGATGTTTATGAACCTGTTCGGTTGAATGCCGCGTACGCTCTCGGAGCTATCGGCGCACCTGCTGTTCCCCAACTGATTGAAGTGCTTGGTGTTGAAGACCAAATCATGCGACGGATGGCTGCTTATGCATTAGCAGCAGTCGGGACACCTGCTGTCTCCGCCTTGAGTGAGGCATTACAACACGCCGAGGATGCCGTTCGTGTTGAAGCCACCTACGCCTTAGCACAAATAGGTGTAGATGCCGAACCTGCTATCCCCGCCTTGATGGAACGGACAAAGGACAATTCCGTTGAAGTCCGTCGCTATCTCGCCGAAGCCTTCGGTGGTATCGGTCCGGCTGCAAGCCCCGCGCTCCCTGTGCTCTGCGACATGCTAATCAGTGATGGGGACGGACAGGCACGGTTTGAAGCGGCATTGGCATTGGCACAGATTGGACCCGCCGCAAGCGATGCAATCCCCGTGCTGACAAAGGCATTTGCCGACGAGAATCGCTACGTCCGAGATAATGCCGTCCTCGCACTCAAACGGATTGACACACCCGAAGCCGAGTCGGCACTTTTTGATTACCTACTTATGACACGCTGGTGTCCGATTACAAACCGTGAAAGCACGCACTAACAAACCTCTATATTCACTCACCATTTTCCCCATGAAGGTAGGTGCGGTTTTGCGGCGTACTCGACCAAATGCGATGTGCATTCTAACCGCACCGAACATTTATTATGAACTACGACCTAATCATTAAAAACGGAACCGTCGTCGATCCTGCCCAAGGCATCCATGCCCGCAAAGATGTCGGATTCGCCAACGGACGCGTCTCAGCAATCAGCGATGCGATGCCAACATCCGAAGCGAGAGAGGTACTGGATGCAGAAGGGTGTTTCGTTACACCCGGCCTCATCGACTTACACGTTCATGTCTTTTACGGTGTAAGCCACTTTGGAATCGAACCCGACCCGACCTGTCTGGCGCGTGGGGCAACGACAGTCGTTGATGCTGGGTCCGCAGGCGCGGATACATTCCCCGGTTTCCGTAAATACGTCATTGATGTCAGCGACACACGTATCTTGGCGCAATTGAATATCTCTTCGCAAGGCATGCTCACGCAAGAGATTGGAGAGTTGGAAAATCCTGACTATGCCGATGTCGGAAAGGCGTGCCGAATGATAGAGCAGCATCGCGACATCATCTTAGGGGTCAAAGTCCGCTTGACGCGGGAGAGTATCGTCGGTGCAAGGGCACAGATGTTGCCGTTGCACAGGGCACGTGAAGCCGCTGACGCTGCAGGACTCCCTATAATGGTCCATCCGCAAGACGCTTGGTGTGAATCTATTGATGATATATTAGCACTGATGGGAGCGCGTGATATTCTAACCCACTGCTTCCACGGTATGGAATGTGGTATTTTGGATGAAAACGGCAGGATTCGGGATGCCGTCCATGCCGCCATAGAACGCGGTGTTATCTTTGATGTCGGACACGGGGCGGGGTCTTTCAGTTGGGATGTTGTTCAGAAAGCGATGGCGCAAGGCGTTGAACCCACAACACTCTCATCGGATTTGCATACCTACAACGTTGACGGTCCCGTTTACGATCTCGTGAATGTCGTAAATAAATTCCTACATCTCGGCATGTCGCTTGACGACGCACTTGCGAAGGTCACAAGCATTCCCGCTGAAACTATATTGATGCCGGGACAAGTGGGGACATTAGCTGTTGATGCCTGGGGGGATGCCGTGATTTTTGAACTGCGAGAGGGCGAATTCCAACTCACAGATGCACACGATCAGGTGCGGATTGGGAAAAAGAAGTTAGAACCAATTGTCGTGGTCAAAGGTGGGCAAGTGTATCGACAGAAAGGAGTAGGGAGATAAAATAATCGGGCAGCTGCTGGCGTGAAAGTTAACTATCGGGTCATACCTACTGCCCAATTCTTGTGAGAATAGAGAGGATTAACGAAACAACAGCAATACCACACGAGACGATAATACCCCCGATTTTCCAACGCTCGTTTGCGTCTACTCTCCGGTCGCGCGTGTTTTCTATAAGACCATCAAGTTTAGTATTCAACGTCTGGAATTTACCATCCATTTTTGCCTCTAAAGTATGTAGATCCCCGGCATGTTTCGCTTGATTGATTTTCATTTCCGAGGCATCATCTCGTATCTCCCTGATCTCAGCATCTACGTCCTGTAACTTGGTGTCCATCTTGTCCATCCTATCATTCATCTCAGAACGGACGTCCTTTATTTCGGAACGGACGTCCCTTATTTCGGAACGGACGTTTTTTAGTTCTGTGTCCATAGACTCAAGTTTTTGAAGAATTAAGTCTTCTTTATTCACTGTTCGATACCTCCTTTTAGCGGTGATAGTACTTGCTGATAGATGTATGGAAATTATAACACAAATCGGGACGCATGACAATCTTATTTTTTTCAGCACGGACACAGGCACCTCTGCTGGCGAGGTTTCTAACCTCGCCAATTTCCCAGTTACCGATAACTAATACCAATTCTAATTGAAATTGTAGCATAAACTTTAGTTTGTGCAGGCTTGTAGCATTATGCTTTAACCTTTGCATTAAAGGGCAGTTAATGCGATATAAACTTTTAGAAGTGGTATAATACCAATTCTAATTGATAATTCCTCTTAAAAGGTTGACTATTTTTCAGCACTGCTCGGTGCGGTTAGAAACCGCACCTACCGGGTGTGGTGTGAGTGGGTTCGGTTAATGCGAGATAAACTTTTAGAAATGGTATAACAATTATCTATGGATGCGGTGCTCCCACTTTCGGTTTTTCTTTCGGGGCATTGGAATCCGGTCCAAAACGGATATGAAGCGACGCACCCGGCGCATGTGTTTGTCCATAGAGCGCGTGCTTGATAACCCAGAAAATAACCGTCGTTCCTATCAGTGCTACTATCCCCCAGAGAGATGTCCGCAGCGTCCAATCGGTGAACGAAAAGACACTTCCGGTCTGTTTCGGAACCAACTGTGGACCCAGTACCATCAGCACGGTACAAATAATCCCATTGAGAATAATCACACCTTCTGTTACCAAGCGATGTGGACTGAAACCGACCAGTGCGCGTTCAAAATTGAAAATAACCATCCACCAGAGAAGTACAAGGTAGAGGAGCTGCCCTTTTCCCAGCCAACTCGTCGGGATAAAGGCAAGCGGTTCTCGGAAATGTACTGTCAAAAGCCAGACACAAGCAACCCCGACACCGATATAGAAAAGTTCAAACCACCCGATCCATCGGCGTGAGTGTCGGAACCATCCCACAACGGGCAGCCCAAAGAGTCGTTCTGGTAAGCCCTCAACCTGCTCCACCCATGTCCCCGCTGCCTTCCGATAATTGACGTACGTCAAGGCAACAAGTACGCAGAATACAGTAAATATTTCCATCCACTGTGGGAAATTTGGATCAACCTCTAAGGTGGGTGCTCGGTTCAGCAGCAAGCCGAACGTCACAGCAATCCCGATGCCGAACAAGAACCCTTGTGTCTGCTCCATAACGCTGTGCCAGTTCGTTTGGAGTCCTGTTCGGATATAGATGAGTTTCAATAATTGCCCAAATGAGAAGGCAACGCCGCCTGCAAACCCTGTCATCAGCGTAGCGAAAGCCACGCCGCCGAGTTCATAACGCGAACAGTATCCCAAGATTCCGATAACCATACCGACACAACCCGCCCAGTTGTCCCCACGCGGTGGTGTCATACGGAGGCGACAAATGTTTACCAGCAGCAAAAACCCACCGAACCAACTGATGCCCAGATACAAGACGAGGTTCGTGCCCATGTCCAAACCACCACGGAAAAGCGCGACGATAATCGCAGCGACTATGGCCACCAGTGCCGACACCCAATCCGTGTCATACCAGTAGAGCGGACTTTCGTGTCGCTGCATGCGTCTTGGTGTGAGAACCCAATCAATAATCACCGCTTGGAGCGACCAACCGATAAACACAGCAGCGATCGGCACAAAAAACAAGGATAACTGCGTGTGCGTCAAAAACGCTGGCAGCGCAGTGCCTGCGCCCCCCAGAGCCGCCCACAAAAAACCGATGGCGAATAGATTCGCAAATCCGTAAAGGACAGTCGGTGAGTGTGAAGAGTGACTGTACCCGACGACCATCATATAGGACATACTGCCGCCGAAAGACCAGCCTATCGCACCAAACAACGCGAAGTAATGGACATGCCGCCACCAATCCTCCCGCCCAGAGAGCAAGACGATTGCCATTGCAGCGAGCGCGCCGGGAAGTGCCGCACCGTATTCATGTCCAAAGTTGCCACGTATTCCCCATCCAACGCACAGAGACAAACCACACAAGAGCACCATTTCCCACGGGATCATTGCCATGTCCATATCTATAGTTCCACCTTATTGCTGGTTTTACTGCTCTATTATGTAGGTTTTCGCATTTATTGTCAACTTCTCTGCAACACAAACTTAACTCCTACCTTCCGCCCTTCCTATAGGCGCAACCGTTACTGACCACCCACAACCCATAACCCAAAACTATAATTTGCCTCTATTTCCTGTCCGTGATACGATAAACGCAATAGAACGCGTTATTAACTGGAGGCTATAAACTATGAGTCGTATACGGATAGGTGTTATCGGGTGTGGCGCGATTGCACAGGTACATCACCTTCCCAACCTCACCGCACTTCATCGGGAATTCGAGGTGCCAATCGTTTGTGATCTCTCTCGCGGTGCGGCGCGCGCCGTCGCAAAACGGTTCCACGTTCCACAATATGTTACAGACTATAACGAGTTACTCGCTACAGATGTGGATGCCGTGCTGCTTTGCCACGGCGATCCGAAGACGGAAGTCGCACTCGCTGCATTTGAAGCAGGAAAGCATGTATTTATCGAAAAACCTGTCTGTTTTTCGCTTCAAGAAATCGACGGGATGCTCACCGCACAACGTAAAGCCGGTACCGTGGCACAAGCCGGTTATATGAAGGTGCATGACCCCGCTTTTCAACTCGCCAAGCGCGAAGTCGATACAATGGAGAGTTATCGCTTCGTTCAGATTAATCACCTCCATCCAAATAACAACTTACATCTGAGTCAGTTTGATGTGGAACGGTTTAACGACTTACCACCCGACGCGTTTAAACCGGCAGGTGCGGCGCGTGAAAAAGCACAGGCAGAAGCCATCGGAGACGTGTTATCACAAGCCGGGCTTGAGAGCCATGTCCACAGCAAAGCACAGCGGGTGTTCTACCTGCTTGCAGGCAGCATGATCCACGACATCTATAGTTTACGGGTGATGCTCGGTTCACCGAGTAAAGTTATTAGCGCGGAGGTCTGGGCTGATGGACGTGGGGTGACAATCGTTTTTGCCTATCCGAACGGCGCACGCTGCGTCGCAACGTGGGTAGACCTTCCAGATCTGTGGGACTTTAGAGAGACATTGGAAATCTACGGGGATAACAAGCGCGTGATTGTATCCTATCCGACGGGTTTTTCACGAGGCATCCTATCAGAGGTAACAATACACGGCATAGATGCAGATGGCACGACCTATAGCAAGACACCTGCAGTTGAATGGGAGGGCGCGTTCGTGCGGGAGTTGCGGCACTTCCACGCCTGTATTACAGAAGGTGAGACGTGCTATACCTCACTGGAATCCGCGCGGCACGATATTTCGCTTATTATTGATATTGTGCGGTGTTATGTGCAACGAAAACCCGTTGCCTGTACACCAGCATAATGAGCTGCCTATACAAATTGAAAAAGGGCAGGTTCGATGACCTGCCCTTGTAATTGGCTTCGGAATTATTCCTCTTCCACAGGTTCAGCGGGCTCCATAGGTGCTTCACCTTC
Proteins encoded in this region:
- a CDS encoding amidohydrolase/deacetylase family metallohydrolase, producing MNYDLIIKNGTVVDPAQGIHARKDVGFANGRVSAISDAMPTSEAREVLDAEGCFVTPGLIDLHVHVFYGVSHFGIEPDPTCLARGATTVVDAGSAGADTFPGFRKYVIDVSDTRILAQLNISSQGMLTQEIGELENPDYADVGKACRMIEQHRDIILGVKVRLTRESIVGARAQMLPLHRAREAADAAGLPIMVHPQDAWCESIDDILALMGARDILTHCFHGMECGILDENGRIRDAVHAAIERGVIFDVGHGAGSFSWDVVQKAMAQGVEPTTLSSDLHTYNVDGPVYDLVNVVNKFLHLGMSLDDALAKVTSIPAETILMPGQVGTLAVDAWGDAVIFELREGEFQLTDAHDQVRIGKKKLEPIVVVKGGQVYRQKGVGR
- a CDS encoding Gfo/Idh/MocA family oxidoreductase, producing the protein MSRIRIGVIGCGAIAQVHHLPNLTALHREFEVPIVCDLSRGAARAVAKRFHVPQYVTDYNELLATDVDAVLLCHGDPKTEVALAAFEAGKHVFIEKPVCFSLQEIDGMLTAQRKAGTVAQAGYMKVHDPAFQLAKREVDTMESYRFVQINHLHPNNNLHLSQFDVERFNDLPPDAFKPAGAAREKAQAEAIGDVLSQAGLESHVHSKAQRVFYLLAGSMIHDIYSLRVMLGSPSKVISAEVWADGRGVTIVFAYPNGARCVATWVDLPDLWDFRETLEIYGDNKRVIVSYPTGFSRGILSEVTIHGIDADGTTYSKTPAVEWEGAFVRELRHFHACITEGETCYTSLESARHDISLIIDIVRCYVQRKPVACTPA